The following proteins are co-located in the Massilia litorea genome:
- a CDS encoding NADH:ubiquinone reductase (Na(+)-transporting) subunit F: MSYQLTIEPLGQTVEVAEGQTILDACLRAGIWLPHACGHGLCGTCKVQASGGELEHGEASPFALMDFERDEGKCLACTATVQTDITIEADIDPDPDAQCLPLMDYQARVARIETLTPTIKGVFLEIEHEHGDAALRFQPGQYVNLWLAGEAAPRAFSIASAPSSREVELNIRLVPGGKVTSYVHDGLKVGEQVMLSGPLGRFFVRKSDPRPLLFIAGGSGLSSPRSMVLDLLESGDTRPIRLIQGARTLDELYYRAEFEQLAARHPNFEYLPVLSGEPQDSAWAGERGYVHELAVRHFGQDFRGWRAYLCGPPPMIEASIAALMQGRLFEKDIFTEKFLSAADAGQAVRSPLFRSL, translated from the coding sequence ATGAGCTACCAATTGACGATCGAACCGCTGGGCCAGACCGTGGAGGTGGCCGAAGGCCAGACCATCCTGGACGCCTGCCTGCGCGCCGGCATCTGGCTGCCGCACGCCTGCGGCCACGGCCTGTGCGGCACCTGCAAGGTGCAGGCCAGCGGCGGTGAACTGGAGCACGGCGAGGCCTCGCCCTTCGCCCTGATGGACTTCGAGCGCGACGAGGGCAAATGCCTGGCCTGCACCGCGACCGTGCAGACGGACATCACCATCGAAGCCGACATCGATCCCGATCCGGACGCGCAATGCCTGCCGCTGATGGACTACCAGGCCCGCGTGGCGCGCATCGAGACCCTCACGCCGACCATCAAGGGCGTGTTCCTCGAGATCGAGCACGAGCACGGTGACGCCGCGCTGCGCTTCCAGCCGGGCCAGTACGTGAACCTGTGGCTGGCGGGGGAAGCGGCGCCGCGCGCGTTTTCCATCGCTTCCGCGCCATCGTCGCGCGAGGTCGAGCTGAACATCCGGCTGGTGCCGGGCGGGAAAGTCACGTCCTACGTCCACGACGGGCTGAAGGTCGGCGAGCAGGTGATGCTGTCGGGACCGCTGGGCCGCTTCTTCGTGCGCAAGAGCGACCCTCGGCCGCTGCTGTTCATCGCCGGCGGCTCGGGGCTGTCCAGCCCGCGCTCGATGGTGCTCGACCTGCTCGAGTCCGGCGACACCCGCCCGATCCGCCTGATCCAGGGCGCGCGCACCCTGGACGAGCTGTACTACCGGGCCGAGTTCGAGCAACTGGCCGCGCGCCATCCGAACTTCGAGTACCTGCCGGTGCTGTCGGGCGAGCCGCAGGATTCGGCGTGGGCCGGCGAACGCGGCTACGTGCACGAACTGGCCGTGCGCCACTTCGGCCAGGACTTCCGCGGCTGGCGCGCCTACCTGTGCGGGCCGCCGCCGATGATCGAGGCGAGCATCGCGGCACTGATGCAGGGCCGGCTGTTCGAAAAGGACATCTTCACGGAGAAGTTCCTGTCCGCAGCGGACGCCGGCCAGGCCGTGCGCAGCCCGCTGTTCCGTTCACTTTGA